One part of the Diadema setosum chromosome 22, eeDiaSeto1, whole genome shotgun sequence genome encodes these proteins:
- the LOC140245454 gene encoding uncharacterized protein has translation MEVSEFKTVIGDILDILHSCDLMRNVEVSECDACCNVINEDESKVLCEGCGKQFHVMCTGTISDARLCVVRLIWICSACGSNNVAHRIFDRIGIPCHFNRYELLEDLGVEDFGVDVSHSSCKSNQKKKPTKRLKKRYVKRKNKVGIPEMSNLSVKKRAVCERVESDSTFVTNLTKSEFQPLETAVDDGWTTVKSRKAKVIEKAKVTTSQTMTDNPKTKTNSKSSVRSVNGVILEPGVTYIGRAMKAYYLEKQKRAKTSKGRKSKVETKEKEPGKLVKQNVISNLDTERNDSLQVYTESVLNVYSKCVQSPHVMAKYTEQIYAKAQRSWADVAKSTANMTNECCVSHGDQTTCVSVSSTDIEKEVWNVNRLYGGGIARQARKKGRFTKINRQSVLPVQNADSQKS, from the exons ATGGAAGTAAGTGAATTCAAGACTGTTATTGGTGATATCCTAGATATCCTCCATAGTTGTGACTTGATGAGAAATGTAGAGGTCAGTGAATGTGATGCATGTTGCAATGTGATCAATGAAGATGAAAGCAAAGTACTATGTGAGGGTTGTGGCAAGCAGTTTCATGTGATGTGTACAGGAACCATTTCTGATGCTAGACTGTGTGTTGTAAGGTTGATTTGGATATGTTCTGCATGTGGAAGCAATAATGTTGCCCATCGCATCTTTGACAGAATTGGCATTCCCTGTCATTTCAATAGATATGAGCTTCTTGAAGACCTTGGTGTTGAAGATTTTGGTGTTGATGTTTCACATTCATCGTGCAAGAgcaatcagaaaaagaaaccaacCAAGAGACTGAAAAAGAGGTAtgtgaaaagaaagaacaaagttGGAATTCCAGAAATGTCAAATTTGTCTGTTAAGAAAAGAGCAGTTTGTGAAAGAGTTGAATCAGATTCGACATTCGTGACAAATCTGACCAAGAGTGAATTTCAGCCATTAGAAACTGCAGTTGATGATGGTTGGACAACTGTGAAATCAAGGAAGGCAAAAGTGATTGAGAAGGCAAAAGTGACGACATCCCAAACAATGACTGACAATCCCAAGACCAAGACCAATAGCAAGAGCTCAGTGAGGTCAGTAAATGGTGTGATTCTTGAACCTGGTGTGACATACATTGGCAGAGCAATGAAAGCTTACTATCTTGAGAAACAGAAAAGAGCCAAGACCAGCAAGGGCAGGAAATCAAAAGtagaaacaaaggaaaaagaacCTGGTAAACTCGTGAAGCAAAATGTGATTTCAAACTTGGACACAGAACGAAATGATAGTCTGCAGGTATATACTGAATCTGTATTGAATGTATATTCAAAGTGTGTTCAGTCACCTCATGTTATGGCAAAATACACTGAGCAAATCTATGCAAAAGCACAGAGAAGTTGGGCTGATGTGGCTAAAAGCACTGCGAATATGACTAATGAATGTTGCGTATCGCATGGTGATCAGACTACATGTGTCTCTGTCTCTTCCACAGACATTGAAAAAGAAGTTTGGAATGTGAACAGGCTCTATGGAGGTGGAATTGCACGGCAAGCAAGAAAGAAAGGTCGTTTCACGAAGATCAACAGACAAAGTGTGCTACCGGTACAAAATGCTGACTCACAG AAGTCATGA